One genomic window of Luteitalea pratensis includes the following:
- the aceE gene encoding pyruvate dehydrogenase (acetyl-transferring), homodimeric type — protein MTNGPQDVQDITAIETQEWLDSLEWVIQHGGPERVAQLLDALESYARQKGVPLPFAATTPYINTIGPGQQTPYPGSREIERRIKSLVRWNAMAMVVRANKNSDGIGGHISTFASSATLYEVGFNHFFRGPDHPDGGDLVFFQGHASPGIYSRAFLEGRLTQQHLDNFRRELSDSGGLSSYPHPWLMPNFWQVPTVSMGLGPIMAIYQARFWRYLENRGLKKATQNKVWAFLGDGETDEPETLGALTLASREKLDNLIFVINCNLQRLDGPVRGNGSIIQELEGAFRGAGWNVIKVIWGSEWDDLLERDKTGLLSRRMAEIVDGEYQRLSVSNGAYLREKFFGKYPELLELVKHLSDDQLKKLKLGGHDPEKVYAAYKAATETKGVPTVVLARTIKGYGLGESGEGKNPTHQQKKLNEEEVLHFRTRFNIPLSDDDVVKMPFYRPADDSAELTYLKQRREKLGGYLPQRRTDAGALNLEGLDEAFSEFLNGSDGRAISTTMAFVRMLTKMLRNKEFGKLVVPIVPDEARTFGMEALFRQVGIYSSTGQLYDPIDSDQLLYYKEAKDGQILEEGITEAGSMSSFIAAGTAYATHAVNTIPFYIYYSMFGFQRIGDLIWAAGDMRARGFLLGGTAGRTTLNGEGLQHQDGHSHLMASSVPNCVAYDPAFAYEIAIIIKDGLRRMYRDNEAVFYYLTVMNGNYEMPAMPKGAEEGILKGLYRFQSSSLKKPKAHAQLLGSGAILPGVIDAAAMLEKYGVAADVWSVTSYTELQRDCQAVDRWNMLHPGEKPQASWVTTSLKDAPGVVVAASDYVKLLPSGIDHHIEQPMVALGTDGFGRSESREALRDHFEVDARHVVAATLSVLAREKQIDVKVAQAAFKDLGIDPEKPNPAHA, from the coding sequence ATGACCAACGGCCCTCAGGACGTCCAGGACATCACCGCGATTGAAACCCAGGAGTGGCTCGACTCGCTCGAGTGGGTCATCCAGCACGGCGGGCCAGAGCGCGTCGCGCAACTACTCGATGCGCTCGAGTCGTATGCCCGGCAGAAGGGCGTGCCGCTCCCCTTTGCGGCGACCACGCCCTACATCAACACCATCGGCCCCGGCCAGCAGACGCCCTATCCGGGCAGCCGCGAGATCGAGCGCCGCATCAAGAGCCTGGTGCGCTGGAACGCCATGGCGATGGTGGTGCGCGCCAACAAGAACTCGGACGGCATCGGTGGCCACATCTCGACGTTCGCCTCGTCGGCGACGCTGTACGAGGTGGGGTTCAACCATTTCTTCCGCGGTCCCGATCATCCGGACGGTGGCGACCTGGTGTTCTTCCAGGGCCACGCCTCTCCGGGCATCTACTCGCGGGCGTTCCTCGAAGGACGGCTGACGCAGCAGCACCTCGACAACTTCCGTCGCGAGTTGTCCGACAGCGGTGGCCTCTCCTCGTACCCGCACCCGTGGCTCATGCCGAACTTCTGGCAGGTGCCCACCGTGTCGATGGGCCTCGGGCCGATCATGGCCATCTACCAGGCCCGCTTCTGGCGCTACCTGGAGAACCGCGGGCTGAAGAAGGCCACCCAGAACAAGGTGTGGGCGTTCCTCGGCGATGGCGAGACCGACGAACCAGAGACGCTCGGCGCGCTCACCCTTGCGTCGCGCGAGAAGCTCGACAACCTGATTTTCGTGATCAACTGCAACCTCCAGCGCCTCGACGGGCCGGTGCGTGGCAACGGGTCGATCATCCAGGAACTCGAGGGCGCGTTCCGCGGCGCCGGCTGGAACGTGATCAAGGTGATCTGGGGCTCCGAGTGGGACGATCTGCTCGAGCGCGACAAGACCGGCCTGCTCTCGCGCCGCATGGCCGAGATCGTGGACGGCGAGTACCAGCGCCTGTCGGTGTCCAACGGCGCCTACCTGCGCGAGAAGTTCTTCGGCAAGTACCCGGAACTGCTGGAGCTGGTGAAGCACCTGTCCGACGACCAGCTGAAGAAGCTGAAGCTCGGCGGTCACGACCCGGAAAAGGTCTACGCGGCCTACAAGGCGGCGACCGAAACCAAGGGCGTGCCAACGGTGGTGCTGGCCCGTACCATCAAGGGCTACGGCCTTGGGGAGTCGGGCGAAGGCAAGAACCCGACGCACCAGCAGAAGAAGCTGAACGAAGAAGAGGTCCTCCACTTCCGGACCCGCTTCAACATCCCACTCAGTGACGACGACGTCGTCAAGATGCCGTTCTACCGCCCGGCCGACGACAGCGCCGAGTTGACGTACCTGAAGCAGCGGCGCGAAAAGCTCGGCGGCTACCTGCCACAGCGTCGCACCGACGCTGGCGCGCTGAACCTCGAGGGCCTCGACGAGGCGTTCTCGGAGTTCCTGAACGGCTCGGACGGCCGGGCCATTTCGACGACCATGGCGTTTGTGCGCATGCTGACGAAGATGCTGCGCAACAAGGAGTTCGGCAAGCTGGTGGTGCCGATCGTCCCCGACGAGGCGCGCACCTTCGGCATGGAGGCGCTATTCCGGCAGGTCGGCATCTACTCATCGACCGGACAGCTGTACGACCCGATCGACAGCGATCAGTTGCTCTATTACAAGGAAGCCAAGGACGGGCAGATCCTCGAAGAAGGGATCACCGAAGCGGGATCGATGTCGTCGTTCATCGCCGCTGGCACGGCGTACGCGACGCACGCGGTCAACACGATTCCGTTCTACATCTATTACTCAATGTTCGGCTTCCAGCGGATCGGCGACCTGATCTGGGCGGCCGGCGACATGCGGGCTCGGGGCTTCCTGCTCGGCGGCACGGCGGGACGAACGACGCTGAACGGCGAGGGCTTGCAGCACCAGGACGGTCACAGCCACCTGATGGCGTCGTCGGTGCCCAACTGCGTGGCCTACGATCCGGCGTTCGCCTACGAGATCGCGATCATCATCAAGGACGGATTGCGTCGCATGTACCGCGACAACGAGGCCGTCTTCTACTACCTGACGGTGATGAACGGCAACTACGAGATGCCGGCCATGCCCAAGGGCGCCGAGGAAGGCATCCTCAAGGGCCTCTACCGGTTCCAGTCGTCGTCGCTCAAGAAGCCCAAGGCGCACGCGCAGTTGCTCGGCAGCGGCGCGATCCTGCCAGGCGTGATCGACGCGGCGGCGATGCTCGAGAAGTACGGCGTCGCGGCCGACGTGTGGAGCGTGACCAGCTACACCGAACTGCAGCGCGACTGCCAGGCGGTGGACCGCTGGAACATGCTGCACCCCGGCGAGAAGCCGCAGGCGTCGTGGGTCACCACGAGTCTCAAGGACGCGCCCGGCGTCGTCGTGGCGGCCTCCGATTACGTGAAGCTGCTGCCCAGCGGCATCGACCATCACATCGAGCAGCCGATGGTGGCGCTCGGCACCGATGGCTTCGGCCGCAGTGAAAGCCGCGAGGCGCTGCGCGACCACTTCGAGGTGGACGCCCGGCACGTGGTGGCGGCGACCCTGTCGGTGCTGGCGCGCGAGAAGCAGATTGACGTGAAGGTGGCGCAGGCCGCCTTCAAGGACCTCGGGATCGACCCCGAGAAGCCCAACCCGGCCCACGCGTAA
- the aceF gene encoding dihydrolipoyllysine-residue acetyltransferase, producing the protein MANEMTLPSLGENIKAGDVLRVLIKAGDAVTVDQPVLELETDKATVEVPSTLAGTVAEVRVKDGDRIDVGQVVFTVSGDAATAPAKPASGAPAVGQAAAAVDAQDAAPAGGKAAPPSPRTAAAPSSGGGRIEVTIPSLGENVKGGDVLHVLVKVGDTVAVEQGILELETDKATVEVPSPSAGVVKEVAVKDGDQVAVGQLVLVLEGTGIGEPAPPSTAGPATPGAAAAAQAATPERQAEKGQPMAPAARAAAPVAPKGAGTGAVAPPRPNVPAAPSVRRLARELGLDIADVPGSGKSGRISETDVRAHAKNVITGKVAGPAGAAPTGGGFAYEPLPDFSVYGAVERKAMRGIRRKTAEHMVASWHTIPHVTQCEKVDITALEQLRKQFGKRVEAGGGKLTVTSIITKVIAVGMRKFPQFNTSVDLAAEEVIYKSYVNIGIAVDTERGLLVPVLRDVDTKSITQISAELAQLAEKARSGKLSMDEMSGGCFTITNLGGIGGTHFTPIVNHPEVAIMGMSRSAMEPVWNGTSFEPRLMMPLSLSYDHRIIDGADAMRFLRFVAEALEQPFLLAL; encoded by the coding sequence ATGGCGAACGAAATGACGCTGCCCTCGCTGGGCGAGAACATCAAGGCGGGGGATGTGCTCCGGGTGCTGATCAAGGCCGGCGATGCCGTGACCGTCGATCAGCCCGTGCTGGAATTGGAGACCGACAAGGCAACGGTGGAGGTGCCCTCGACGTTGGCGGGCACCGTCGCCGAGGTCCGCGTCAAGGACGGCGATCGGATTGACGTCGGCCAGGTAGTGTTCACGGTCAGCGGCGACGCCGCAACCGCACCGGCCAAGCCGGCGTCTGGCGCGCCGGCCGTCGGCCAGGCGGCCGCCGCCGTCGACGCGCAGGACGCAGCGCCCGCAGGTGGCAAGGCCGCCCCGCCATCGCCTCGAACGGCCGCTGCTCCGTCATCGGGCGGCGGGCGCATCGAGGTGACAATCCCGTCGCTCGGCGAGAACGTGAAGGGCGGCGACGTCCTGCACGTGCTCGTGAAGGTGGGCGACACGGTGGCGGTGGAGCAGGGCATCCTCGAGCTCGAGACCGACAAGGCCACTGTCGAAGTGCCGTCGCCGAGCGCGGGTGTCGTGAAGGAAGTCGCGGTCAAGGACGGCGACCAGGTGGCCGTCGGCCAACTGGTACTGGTGCTCGAAGGGACCGGGATCGGCGAACCGGCCCCACCGTCGACCGCGGGGCCGGCCACGCCGGGAGCGGCCGCCGCCGCGCAGGCCGCGACGCCTGAACGCCAGGCCGAGAAGGGACAGCCGATGGCGCCGGCGGCTCGTGCCGCGGCACCCGTGGCGCCGAAGGGCGCTGGCACCGGGGCCGTGGCGCCTCCGCGTCCGAACGTCCCGGCCGCGCCGTCGGTCCGTCGTCTTGCCCGCGAGCTCGGCCTCGACATCGCGGACGTGCCCGGATCGGGCAAGAGCGGCCGGATCAGCGAGACGGACGTGCGTGCGCACGCCAAGAACGTCATCACCGGCAAGGTGGCCGGCCCGGCCGGCGCCGCGCCCACGGGCGGCGGGTTCGCCTACGAACCGCTGCCGGACTTTTCCGTCTACGGCGCCGTCGAGCGCAAGGCGATGCGCGGCATCCGCCGCAAGACCGCCGAGCACATGGTGGCCAGCTGGCACACGATTCCGCACGTCACGCAGTGCGAGAAGGTGGACATCACGGCGCTCGAGCAACTGCGCAAGCAGTTCGGCAAGCGCGTCGAGGCCGGCGGCGGCAAGCTCACCGTGACGTCGATCATCACCAAGGTGATCGCGGTGGGGATGCGCAAGTTCCCGCAGTTCAACACCTCGGTCGACCTCGCGGCCGAAGAGGTGATCTACAAGTCGTACGTCAACATCGGCATTGCCGTCGACACCGAGCGCGGGCTGCTCGTGCCGGTGCTGCGCGACGTCGACACCAAATCGATCACGCAGATCTCGGCCGAGCTCGCGCAGCTGGCCGAGAAGGCGCGCAGCGGCAAGCTGTCGATGGACGAGATGTCGGGCGGCTGCTTCACGATCACCAACCTCGGCGGGATCGGCGGCACGCACTTCACGCCGATTGTCAACCACCCGGAGGTGGCGATCATGGGTATGTCGCGGTCCGCGATGGAGCCGGTGTGGAACGGGACGAGTTTCGAGCCGCGGCTGATGATGCCGCTCTCGCTCTCCTACGACCACCGGATCATCGACGGCGCCGACGCCATGCGCTTCCTGCGGTTCGTCGCCGAGGCGCTCGAACAGCCGTTCCTGCTTGCACTTTAG
- a CDS encoding dipeptidyl-peptidase 3 family protein, whose protein sequence is MTRSSRHASGLIVARLGLGLLLAGVSACQPAPTPSGSASTAASPPDTGAAARLASRADRFAPADIGADVAALPESERTALTHLIAAARIIDGLFLRQVWAGGPAMLLQLQADRTPEGLARLRYFLLNKGPWSRLDADAAFVAGVGEKPHGANFYPAGATKADIEQWLATLSPADKTQALGFFTTIRRGADGRLVTVPYTLEYQGELALIAEHLRAAASATTQPTLRAFLEKRADALVSNDYYASDVAWMELDASIEPTIGPYEVYEDEWFAAKAAFEAFITLRDDAETAKLTKFSAQLQGLENRLPIDPALRNPKLGALSPIRVVNVVFSAGDGNRGVQTAAFNLPNDERVVREKGTKRTMLKNTQEAKFRLVLQPIAKQALSPADQGRVQFDPFFTHILMHELMHGLGPNSVTVNGQTTTVRALLKETYSTLEEAKADISGLWALQTLVDDGVIDKSLGDTMYVTFLASAFRSIRFGTTEAHGRGIAIQLNTLLDAGAFVANADGTFRVEPAKIRDAVKALTTEIMMVQARGDYAGAKALMARATIRPEVQKLLDRLDTVPVDIEPRFMTAAALMR, encoded by the coding sequence ATGACACGTTCCAGTCGCCACGCTTCCGGCCTCATCGTGGCCCGTCTCGGCCTCGGCCTGCTGTTGGCCGGCGTGTCCGCGTGCCAGCCCGCGCCGACGCCGTCCGGATCGGCGTCGACAGCCGCGTCTCCCCCCGATACGGGAGCAGCGGCGAGGCTGGCCTCCCGCGCCGATCGTTTTGCCCCGGCCGACATCGGCGCCGATGTCGCGGCGCTGCCCGAGAGCGAGCGCACCGCGCTCACCCACCTGATTGCGGCGGCTCGGATCATCGACGGCTTGTTCCTGCGCCAGGTCTGGGCCGGTGGTCCGGCGATGCTGCTGCAGTTGCAGGCCGACCGAACGCCCGAAGGTCTGGCCCGCCTTCGCTACTTCCTGCTCAACAAGGGTCCATGGTCGCGGCTGGACGCGGACGCGGCATTTGTCGCCGGCGTCGGAGAGAAGCCTCACGGCGCCAACTTCTATCCGGCCGGCGCCACCAAAGCCGACATCGAGCAATGGCTCGCCACCCTGTCGCCTGCCGACAAGACGCAGGCCCTCGGCTTCTTCACCACCATCCGCCGTGGCGCCGACGGCCGTCTCGTGACGGTGCCCTACACGCTCGAGTACCAGGGCGAACTCGCGCTGATCGCCGAGCACCTGCGGGCAGCAGCCAGCGCCACCACGCAGCCAACCCTTCGTGCTTTCCTGGAGAAGCGCGCCGACGCGCTCGTCAGCAACGACTACTACGCGTCGGACGTGGCCTGGATGGAACTCGACGCGTCCATCGAACCCACCATCGGCCCTTACGAGGTCTACGAGGACGAGTGGTTTGCCGCCAAGGCAGCCTTCGAGGCATTCATCACGCTGCGTGACGACGCCGAGACCGCCAAGCTGACGAAGTTCTCGGCGCAGCTCCAGGGTCTCGAGAACCGCCTGCCGATCGATCCCGCCCTGCGCAATCCGAAGCTCGGCGCCCTCTCCCCCATTCGCGTCGTCAACGTCGTCTTCAGCGCCGGCGATGGCAATCGTGGCGTGCAGACCGCGGCGTTCAATCTCCCCAATGACGAACGCGTCGTCCGGGAGAAGGGCACCAAGCGGACGATGCTGAAGAACACCCAGGAGGCGAAGTTCCGTCTCGTGCTGCAGCCCATTGCGAAGCAGGCGCTCTCGCCCGCCGACCAGGGGCGGGTGCAGTTCGACCCGTTCTTCACCCACATCCTGATGCACGAACTGATGCACGGCCTCGGTCCGAACAGCGTCACCGTGAACGGCCAGACGACGACGGTGCGGGCGCTCCTCAAGGAGACCTACTCGACGCTGGAGGAAGCCAAGGCGGACATCTCGGGTTTGTGGGCGCTGCAGACGCTCGTCGACGACGGGGTGATCGACAAGAGCCTGGGCGACACGATGTACGTGACGTTCCTGGCGTCGGCATTTCGCTCGATCCGCTTCGGCACGACCGAGGCGCACGGCCGCGGCATCGCGATCCAGCTGAACACGCTGCTCGACGCCGGTGCGTTCGTGGCCAACGCGGACGGCACGTTCCGCGTCGAACCGGCGAAGATCCGCGACGCCGTGAAGGCGCTGACGACCGAGATCATGATGGTGCAGGCCAGGGGCGACTACGCCGGCGCGAAGGCGCTGATGGCGCGTGCGACGATCCGGCCGGAGGTCCAGAAGCTGCTCGATCGGCTCGACACGGTGCCTGTCGACATCGAGCCGCGGTTTATGACCGCCGCAGCCCTGATGCGGTAG
- a CDS encoding 3-keto-disaccharide hydrolase, translating to MATSPARLLTSVLVCLVSLATGLRASAQETNVIHLFNGKDLSGFYTWLVGDHRADPDRVFSVVGAVDGAPAIRISGQKYGGIATTQEFESYHLVVEFRWGSVTWPPRLALARDSGVLVHCQGPDGNTGKDFNGPWMRSIEAQIIEGGVGDFIVVAGSDETGARLSPEMGATVSPDRLGFFRYDPNGTPRVFTGGQRINWSGRDVDRGSAPIGFRGVADVEGHGLEWTRLEVVVEPDRITNIVNGHV from the coding sequence ATGGCCACCTCCCCTGCCCGACTCCTGACCAGCGTCCTCGTGTGCCTCGTCTCCCTCGCCACTGGCCTCCGCGCCTCGGCGCAGGAGACCAATGTCATCCACCTGTTCAACGGCAAGGATCTCTCAGGGTTCTACACGTGGCTCGTTGGCGACCACCGCGCTGATCCCGATCGGGTGTTCAGCGTGGTGGGCGCGGTCGACGGCGCGCCAGCGATCCGCATCAGCGGCCAGAAGTACGGCGGCATCGCGACGACGCAGGAGTTCGAGTCGTACCACCTGGTCGTCGAGTTCCGGTGGGGATCGGTGACCTGGCCGCCACGCCTCGCGCTTGCGCGCGACAGCGGTGTCCTCGTGCACTGCCAGGGACCCGACGGCAATACGGGCAAGGACTTCAATGGCCCGTGGATGCGTTCCATCGAGGCGCAAATCATCGAGGGCGGTGTCGGCGACTTCATCGTCGTGGCCGGCAGTGACGAGACCGGCGCGAGGCTCTCGCCAGAGATGGGCGCGACAGTGTCGCCAGACCGCCTTGGCTTCTTTCGTTACGACCCCAACGGCACCCCACGCGTGTTCACCGGCGGACAGCGGATCAACTGGTCGGGGCGTGATGTCGACCGCGGCAGTGCGCCGATTGGGTTTCGCGGCGTCGCCGACGTCGAGGGCCACGGCCTGGAATGGACGCGCCTCGAGGTCGTCGTCGAACCGGACCGGATCACCAACATCGTCAACGGCCACGTGTGA
- a CDS encoding 3-keto-disaccharide hydrolase, translating to MGAPAASLPRRLGLAALAARADPLSAYFVPHNEHLIPLARLLLQLQYTLEGSNGCTMLAVSLASCARMPATLMTNSPARLLTSVVVFLLSLAPGLPAAAQETNVVHLFNGKDLSSFYTWLVNDHRTDPDKVFSVVDNVDGAPAIRISGQKFGGITTHEEYETYRLVVEFRWGTVTWKPRTSRARDSGVLIHCQGADGNTGKTFNGPWMRSIEAQIIEGGVGDFLMVQGYEPDGTRLSPEMTASHILDRDGEFVYDPAGTPRVFRDGNRINWSGRDPDWTDRLGYRGAHEVEKPAGEWNQLEIVVARDRITNILNGVVVNVGLHPSYTRGKIIIQSEGAEIYVRRVDLYPDGR from the coding sequence GTGGGCGCGCCTGCCGCCTCCCTACCGCGACGACTGGGACTGGCTGCACTGGCTGCTCGGGCCGACCCCCTGTCGGCCTACTTCGTTCCGCACAACGAACACCTGATTCCCCTCGCTCGACTCCTCCTGCAGCTGCAGTACACGCTGGAGGGGAGCAACGGCTGCACCATGCTGGCCGTGTCGCTGGCGAGCTGTGCCAGAATGCCGGCCACGTTGATGACCAACTCCCCTGCGCGCCTCCTGACCAGCGTCGTCGTGTTCCTCCTCTCCCTCGCCCCGGGCCTGCCGGCCGCGGCGCAGGAGACCAACGTCGTCCACCTGTTCAATGGCAAGGATCTCTCGAGTTTCTACACATGGCTGGTGAACGACCACCGGACCGATCCCGACAAGGTCTTCAGCGTCGTGGACAACGTCGACGGCGCGCCGGCCATCCGCATCAGCGGTCAGAAGTTCGGCGGCATCACGACGCACGAGGAGTACGAGACCTATCGGCTGGTGGTGGAGTTCCGCTGGGGCACGGTGACATGGAAGCCGCGCACCAGTCGCGCCCGTGACAGCGGCGTGCTCATTCATTGCCAGGGCGCCGACGGCAACACCGGCAAGACCTTCAACGGGCCCTGGATGCGCTCGATCGAGGCCCAGATCATCGAAGGCGGCGTCGGCGACTTCCTGATGGTCCAGGGATACGAACCGGACGGCACGCGGCTGTCGCCCGAGATGACGGCCAGCCACATCCTCGACCGCGATGGCGAGTTCGTGTACGACCCCGCGGGCACGCCGCGCGTCTTCCGCGACGGCAACCGAATCAACTGGTCGGGCCGTGACCCGGACTGGACCGATCGCCTCGGCTACCGTGGCGCCCACGAGGTCGAGAAACCCGCGGGCGAATGGAACCAACTCGAGATCGTCGTCGCCCGCGACCGCATCACCAACATCCTCAACGGCGTCGTCGTGAACGTCGGCCTCCACCCGAGCTACACGCGCGGCAAGATCATCATCCAGTCGGAAGGAGCGGAGATCTACGTCCGTCGGGTCGACCTCTATCCCGACGGACGGTGA
- the lpdA gene encoding dihydrolipoyl dehydrogenase: MADNTPLVVLGAGPGGHAAAFLAADLGMPVVLVDEEVNPGGVCTYRGCIPSKALLHVAKLLAETKHASHWGIEFGEPRIDVDRLRGFKQGVVDRLTGGLGQLTRQRKITYIQGRASFVDANTLKVALTRGGEQDVRFEKLIVATGSRPSTLPNLEISKERLLDSTSALEITTVPKTMLVVGGGYIGLELGTVYAALGTEVSVVEMLDRLLMGADRDLVNVLAKRIRSICKQVLTSTKVVKMEEKADGVHVTFEGEVEPKTQVFDQVLVSIGRRPNGNIPGIERTGVEVTSRGFITVDPQRRTTVPHIYAIGDVAGEPMLAHKATYDAKIAVEHIAGHKVAFEPAAIPAVVFTDPELAWCGLTEAEAQERGITIEVAKFPWGASGRATTVDRNDGLTKLIIEPGTERVLGVGIVGVNAGEMIAEGVLAVEMAATASDLKMTIHAHPTLSETLMESAEVYFGTATNFYKPKKQA; encoded by the coding sequence ATGGCAGACAACACACCACTCGTCGTGCTGGGGGCAGGCCCTGGCGGCCACGCGGCCGCCTTCCTCGCCGCGGACCTCGGGATGCCGGTCGTCCTCGTCGACGAGGAGGTCAACCCCGGCGGCGTCTGCACTTATCGCGGGTGCATTCCGTCCAAGGCCCTGCTGCACGTCGCCAAGCTCCTCGCCGAGACGAAGCACGCGTCGCACTGGGGCATCGAGTTCGGGGAGCCCAGGATCGATGTCGACCGGTTGCGCGGCTTCAAGCAGGGTGTCGTCGATCGGTTGACCGGCGGGCTCGGACAGCTGACGCGGCAGCGCAAGATCACGTACATCCAGGGCCGCGCCAGCTTCGTCGACGCCAACACGCTCAAGGTGGCGCTGACCAGGGGCGGCGAGCAGGACGTGCGCTTCGAGAAGCTGATCGTCGCGACCGGATCGCGGCCGTCGACGCTGCCGAACCTCGAGATCAGCAAGGAGCGCCTCCTCGATTCGACGAGTGCGCTCGAGATCACGACCGTGCCGAAGACGATGCTGGTCGTCGGCGGCGGCTACATCGGCCTCGAACTCGGCACGGTCTACGCGGCGCTCGGCACCGAGGTCTCGGTGGTGGAGATGCTCGACCGTCTCCTGATGGGCGCCGACCGCGACCTCGTCAACGTCCTGGCCAAGCGCATCCGCTCCATCTGCAAGCAGGTGCTGACCAGTACGAAGGTCGTGAAGATGGAAGAGAAGGCCGACGGCGTGCACGTCACCTTCGAAGGCGAGGTCGAGCCCAAGACGCAGGTCTTCGATCAGGTGCTGGTGTCCATCGGCAGGCGGCCCAACGGCAACATCCCCGGCATCGAGCGGACCGGGGTCGAGGTGACCTCGCGCGGTTTCATCACCGTCGACCCGCAGCGTCGCACGACCGTTCCACACATCTACGCGATCGGCGACGTCGCCGGCGAACCGATGCTCGCGCACAAGGCGACCTACGACGCCAAGATCGCCGTCGAGCACATCGCCGGCCACAAGGTGGCGTTCGAGCCCGCGGCGATTCCGGCGGTCGTGTTCACCGATCCCGAACTGGCGTGGTGCGGGCTCACCGAGGCCGAGGCGCAGGAGCGCGGCATCACGATCGAGGTCGCCAAGTTCCCGTGGGGCGCTTCGGGTCGCGCGACCACCGTCGATCGCAACGACGGCCTCACCAAGCTGATCATCGAGCCGGGTACCGAGCGTGTGCTCGGCGTCGGCATTGTCGGCGTCAACGCCGGGGAAATGATCGCCGAGGGCGTGCTGGCCGTCGAGATGGCGGCGACCGCGTCGGACCTCAAGATGACCATCCATGCCCACCCGACGCTTTCGGAGACACTGATGGAGTCAGCCGAGGTCTACTTCGGCACGGCCACGAACTTCTACAAGCCGAAGAAGCAGGCGTAG
- a CDS encoding alpha/beta family hydrolase, with protein sequence MPALVQESVTITIHVGHDIGGDLHVPDGATGLVVFAHGSGSSRFSSRNRAVAASLHARGLGTLLLDLLTEQEAQVDAESPSYRFDVPRLGSRIVVATDWIQRQARLHTLPIGCYGASSGAAAALIAAAERWTVVGAVVSRGGRPELADAALPRVQAPTLLVVGGNDPIALRQNERAMYRMTQTHVELEVVPGATHLFEESGALDRVGQLAGDWFARYLRRS encoded by the coding sequence ATGCCAGCCCTGGTCCAGGAGTCGGTGACGATCACGATCCATGTCGGCCACGACATCGGCGGGGACCTCCACGTGCCCGATGGCGCGACGGGCCTCGTGGTCTTCGCCCACGGGAGCGGCAGCAGCCGCTTCAGCTCCAGGAACCGCGCCGTGGCCGCGTCGCTGCACGCACGTGGGCTCGGCACGCTGCTACTCGACCTGCTGACCGAGCAGGAGGCGCAGGTCGACGCCGAGTCGCCGTCGTACCGGTTCGATGTCCCCAGGCTCGGCAGCCGCATCGTGGTGGCCACCGACTGGATCCAGCGGCAGGCGAGACTTCACACATTGCCGATTGGCTGTTACGGCGCGAGCTCCGGCGCGGCCGCCGCTCTGATCGCGGCCGCAGAGCGATGGACGGTGGTCGGTGCCGTCGTCTCGCGAGGGGGACGCCCCGAGCTTGCCGACGCGGCCCTGCCGCGCGTCCAGGCCCCCACGCTGTTGGTCGTCGGCGGCAACGACCCGATTGCACTCCGCCAGAACGAGCGCGCGATGTACCGCATGACCCAAACGCACGTCGAACTGGAGGTCGTGCCCGGGGCCACGCACCTTTTCGAGGAATCCGGCGCGCTCGACCGCGTGGGACAGCTTGCTGGCGACTGGTTCGCGCGGTACCTGCGGCGGTCCTGA